gaccatgtcatttgcatcatatgcatggattacaTTATTACTTATGattgctgcatttgtttgggttACATATGATTAACATGCATACATGAGACATGAGGtatctggtctgacgacccttatgtcaggataggaggccatgatgagtacagttcttctttactttttagttttcgcatttcctgttattgatcaggagactgtactccatgattattactattagatatatcttactatgcatgtcagtttgatatccgctgagttgtttgaactcaccccattgttttatttctatttcaggttgagacTGTCAGGAGGTTCTAGTCACTAGTCCCCCACCTCGTGTAGATATAGTTTTCTACTTTTAGACTTTGTGTCATTGTTTTGTGATCTACATACGTGTGATGTGTAGATCTTGTACTCGTGGATTTCTATATCGAGATTTTGGTCCATTACCCTTGTTTTCTGCTGCTATGGTTTTCCGTTGTGGGTTGTGTTTTCCTCGAGCAGTGGAGTAGgtttattaaactacgtggttgtgtcagTCGGAGGCTGtattattataaactgcgtggattgtttgtcatattttattgtatatattccgaccgtgttggccgaggattATGAGATCCTAAGGGCTATGTAGTGAGGTTCCATATTATCATCAGTACAGGAGAGattctgtcaaaatttcttctggcagggactctccCGGGACATGATAGATTTCCTCATCAATAACTGACTATAAATCATCTCAAATCAATAAATTTTATGGATAATAATATAATTTATGATATTCATATTCAATATAACTATTGATCAAAGACAATGAAGATCTTTCCGAGActataaaataagaaatgaaaatgcAAAACAAGTCTTTCAAAATTCAAGTTCAACTAGAGCATCATAGGTGTAAAATTGCCCAAAGGATTTCAGCCATTCAGTAATGAGTTCCATACTCAAATTTAGGATTTCAGATCCCAACAGTTTCATATTTCTGCATTACAAAAGTTAGAGAAATCAATTCTAGAAACTCTAACAAACCAACTATATATTTCTGCATTACAATATGTACCCCACTTTGATTTCCAATTGAACCAACTATAAAACAATTACTGATGAAACATCCAAACAAATTAGAAATCTTTCTACAATACAGAATTCTCTATTAGAGAAGCTACATATAACCAAATTTAGGAGTCCAACATCTTAATTAGAATTTAGTCAATTTGTCAGCCGACTATTCAAAACCATTCTAAGAATGCCCTTTTACTCCACTTGCACAATATCATAAACTTGACTGAAATTTACACCTCTAGATCAAATCATTATATTATtcaaatataatatatatgttTTCATATATTCTGACAATTTTAAGATGAAGTTTTAGATTTCTACCCAATCATATATTTataaatccaaatctaatttCTCTCAAATTCATATATTAATTCTCTTAATtagtttatcaaatttataaatatattatcaattatattaattttaaattcgtatttaattaagtttataattgCTATAAAAAAAAGCAAATAACAATTTGGTTTTTTCCTATATTTGCTAATTGATATTATAACAGATgtaaaaaagtaaataaataaaataattatctcAATTTAAGAAATTactattttagaaatttttcatacCTTACTTGTTTTTCTATATTATTGTTTAACATTTAATTATGAGAATTATATACCTCGTGATTTCCTCGACAAATAAATAGTAAAGGGGCGGCGGCGATACTTCGATCCCAACGCCTTTGCTCACCTCTTGATGGCGGACCACGACAACACCCCGTGTGAGCCGCCTGCGGTCCGTCGCCATCGCCGTCGCCGCCGCAGCTCAATTGGATGCCGCCGTAATGATGTGCAGCAGCAGGATGGCTCAGCGGAGGACCGCCTCACTTCCCTCCCCGAAGACCTCCTCTTCTGCGTCCTCTCCTTCCTCCCCATCAAGCAGTGCGTCGCCCTCTCGGCCCTCTGCTCCGACTTCCGCCGCCGCCTCCCTTCCCTCATACCCCGACTCGACACCTTCAGCCTTTACGTCGTCGGCGATGTCATCCCCCAACAGCACACCTTCCCCCGCGCCCTGATCCGCCAATGCCACATCCGCTTCTCCGACATCACATATTTATCCAAACGCCCCGAGCGGCTGCTCGTCAAGGATCTCGTCGAGTCGGGCGTCCAAGATCTCACCCTCGAATGCTCCAACGAGCATTGGACTAATACCAACTTCAGGAGAAATTGCAGGTTCTTGGGCATCAGGTCGCTGAGGAGTCTCTCCTTGCACAGAATCACGGTCCGCCACCGTCTGCCAATTGCCTGCACCCTTCTCACCTTCCTCAAAATGGAATATTGCAGCCTTCTCGACCATGATTTCCTGTTCGCCTTGCTCGCCTCCTGCCCTTTCCTCGAGACTCTGCATTTCTTGTGTTGCCACAACTTATACATGAACAAACTAAGCATCCACTCCGCCTCCATCAAGCATCTAGTCGTATTATACAAGACTCTCATCTTCCCCCCCATCGACGTCCACTGCCCAAAGCTTGAGTCGTTCACCGTCAACACCACTGCGCTGCGCATTGAAGCGCCCAAGGTCCGGAACGCGTCATTACTTCTTAGCCTCAATCCACTTGCAGATCCTCCAAATGCATTGATGAAGCTTCTCGGAACTCCTCCTTTTCGAACAGCTGCTTTTCGAACGACAGACGTTTGTCTCATGCTGAAGCTGAATTCTAGCACAATCACAAACGTGAGAGAAGATCGATGAAGCTGACCTTCATTTTTTATGCATACTCTAACATAATTTACTTTGGTTGACAGATATTAACAGCAGAAAACGAATTTGATAGATTTATTTATCCGGAAATCAAAGAGGACGTCCTGATCTTCAACTTTGACTTCAATCTGAAAGATCAATCATCATCAATGATATTATCCCAACTGCTGCTCCAGGTGTACAATGACTACAATTCTGAGTTTGATATACAGGAAAATTCTACTCATATACAGAGCACCAATGAAACAACAAGGGTCGATCACTTGCTTCATGGCTGTACCGACGTAGAGCTAATTAAATTACAAATGAGAATGCCCGAGAAGACGTTTGAAGGGTTTCTCTCGAATCCGGAGAAGATGGAGGAATTAAAGCAAGTGGGATTGCAAAAGCTGAGAAGTCACACCAGCAGAGAGCAGTTCACTGATATATTAGCATCTAATGAGCCCCTAGTCCAAGTATCCTCGAGTATCACTAACTGCATTGAAATGAAATTTTAGTATAATCGATATGAATGTTTTCGCCCTTTGTTAATTAACTTAAAGAGAAATTCTTAAGTGTTGGATTTGAGTCTCAGTTAATGCATTTCTATTGGCTAGTTTATGATTTGCTAGCTTTAGATAACCTttacattacattatattacaaatttgattacattacaagttagattacattacacccaaccaaacgtaacCTAATGCTTATAAAATCTGCTAATAAGATGAATATTGAGGTAAAGGTAATGTTGTGAATGCCTATTGATCTAGTAGCTATAAAAGTGAAGGTTACAAGTGATAGCCAAAAGTGATGATCATTGTAGGGATCGTATGTTAATGGCTTAC
This window of the Zingiber officinale cultivar Zhangliang chromosome 3B, Zo_v1.1, whole genome shotgun sequence genome carries:
- the LOC121968271 gene encoding uncharacterized protein LOC121968271, coding for MADHDNTPCEPPAVRRHRRRRRSSIGCRRNDVQQQDGSAEDRLTSLPEDLLFCVLSFLPIKQCVALSALCSDFRRRLPSLIPRLDTFSLYVVGDVIPQQHTFPRALIRQCHIRFSDITYLSKRPERLLVKDLVESGVQDLTLECSNEHWTNTNFRRNCRFLGIRSLRSLSLHRITVRHRLPIACTLLTFLKMEYCSLLDHDFLFALLASCPFLETLHFLCCHNLYMNKLSIHSASIKHLVVLYKTLIFPPIDVHCPKLESFTVNTTALRIEAPKVRNASLLLSLNPLADPPNALMKLLGTPPFRTAAFRTTDVCLMLKLNSSTITNILTAENEFDRFIYPEIKEDVLIFNFDFNLKDQSSSMILSQLLLQVYNDYNSEFDIQENSTHIQSTNETTRVDHLLHGCTDVELIKLQMRMPEKTFEGFLSNPEKMEELKQVGLQKLRSHTSREQFTDILASNEPLVQVSSSITNCIEMKF